TCCCGGAACCTGACGCTTCGGAGAGGGCCTCGTCGTAGCGGTCGACCGCGAAACCATCCGATGACAGGGAACCGAACTCGTCCTGAAGTAGTTCCCACGTTTCAATCTTGTTGAAAAACTTGAATAAGAGTATCCGAAAGAGAATTTCCTCGGGGTCCTGTGAACCAGAGTATGCAACTTCGTTGATCAAGTACTGGCTCACGCGATCGCTGGCGCGATAGCAATTGGTAAATCGATGGGCACGCAGAACGGGATCGGTGGACCACGGCGCAGACGCCCCGGACAGCCTACTTACGTATGCATGTTGACGTAACGCCGCGAATCTCCAGTACGTATCGAACACCGGGCTGGTGGAGAGCGGGCGGCCAGCGATAGTCACTTCTAGCGGCACGAAGTCATGAGCTCTCGACTCATAGTCCATGCCCAGGTCCAGCATCAACTCGTCCCGACCCGCGTCATTGGCCCTCGGGTCCATTTGTCCTCCACTTCCGTCTCCGTTCCCGGCTCTCGGGCGACAGAACCGCCGTGTCTTCCGCCGGCAGCCGCACGAAACGAACCTATCTGTTCTTCCTTCAAGAAAGAGAAATGGACACTTCGGCGGGCACCCTGTCTGCTTCGCCGCGCGCCGCCCCGCCGATGCGTGCGGTTGGGGTACCGGCACTTCGACGTCGGCGCGGCTCCCGCGCGTTTGGAGGTCCCGCGAGGGACTGATATCGGCTACGACCTGCTCGTGCTGGGGCATCGACTCGATGGATTCCCACACCGTCCCTGCAAGGGTTGGCTTCATCCATCGGTGCCGCAGGAGGGGTGGGCAATATGCGCATATCTCCGGGGAGTCCCTTCGCACCTCCCCGCAGTGTAGGCGGCGATCCCCGACATCCTCATGTTCGCTAACGGTAGACAACCTCGACGACAGAGGAACGCTGGGCTCGCTGCCGCGACTTTGATGGATCGACGCACAGGGATCGCTTACTCCTCCAAGAGCCAGATCGCGGAGGCATTGATGACAGGGGACGGATGGTTCGGATTGGAAACGTGTGTTTCCACAGTGGTGGCTCCGCCGCGGTGACCGAGCGTTGGCCTAGCGTAGGCCGATCTCAAATCGGTCGATGGCGTCCCAATCCTCAAAACCGCCGTAAGCAAGGCTCTGCGGAATGATCCATTTGGCGACCAATTCTTCGCTTCCAGCCATATCGGCAAGCATTTCTAGTCCGAAATAGGAGCCAGAACGGAAATGCCGACTCGCAAATGAGTCTTCATCGACATTAAATGAGTACTCATGACCGGACTTCGGGTCGCCGACTGCCATCCTCGTCGTCGCTCTAACTCCGTATATAGCCGCCATTTTATCTTCGCTGTTGACCGCTTCGAAGCAGGCCCTGCCGTACTCGTCGCTACGCGGCGTATCCGGGTTTTGCATTCTATACATTGCCGAAATAATTTCGCTGCGCGCGAGTCGCCAATACCAACGATATGATGTTTCTGGCCAGATCCATATTTCCTTTCTCGATCCACGCTCTGCGATGAGCGTCGCGAGATTTTTTAGGATTCTTGCTTCGGCAGAAAGAATTGATTTACAGAATCCTCGATATCCCACAGCGAATTCTGGGGTATAATGGGGATCTGACCTGATGCTGTCCAATCGGCTAATCATCCGGTGCCGCAGGCTCCGATATCCTTCTTCCTCCTGCATGCGAAACTGAGTTGGCTTGACCTCGTATCCGCTACCGTAGCGGCATGTCAGCTGACCGATGCGCTCACCGAGTTGTGCGGCATCGAGCTCCACTCCGTCTTCAACGAAAAGCGGAACGAGCTCCCGGCCCGGCTCGATTCCCGCTGGATGGTTGCCGATGCGCCGCCGCAGCTGCTCGCAAAGTGTCTCGAGTGGCTGGACGTAACTGCCGTCTGAGAAATCGGCGTATAAGCGATCGGAAAGCGCATCGGGGATATTCGAATTATCAATTCGAATTGGAAGAAGCATTTCTCTCTGTATTTTCTCCTCTACCTCAAGGGCGTGGTTGATCTCCCTCTCAACCCAATCTGACTGAAGTATTTCACGGGAGAGAACGACAAGGACAAATGAAGACGAACTCACGCCATCCTTTATTCGATTTGAGAGCCGAGACCCAACCTCTAGATTCCACTCGTCGTACCAAATTTCGAAGTCTCGCTGCACGAGGTCCATGGCAAGACGCCGCACAAAGACCTTGTCGCGTGATGAGTGTGAGATGAAAATCGATCCCATATTGGAAGCCGCCTTTCGGAGTCAACGCTGTCCGACTTGGCTTAGCCGCTCCGGAGGTAATCGTGGGTCCTGCCTCAGGGGTGGGTGGTTGCGGCGGCGATGGCGAGCTGGGCGAGGGCCGGTTTGCGGATGTCGGAGTGGGCGCCGGCGAACGGTTGGTCCTGCACGTTGTTGATGACCTCGATGGCGTCGACCCGGTAGAAGGTGCCGGGTGCGAACTGGTAGTCCACGCCACCGTTCTCGGGCATGGTGCGGTCGGCGGCGGGGCTGACGGCTTGGTAGCCGTCGGCGCCGATGCCGCCCCAGCGCCCGGCGATCCCGGCCTGTGTGTCTTGTCGGGACAGGAAGGACGCCTTCGGGTACCACCGGCCCACTGCCCAGTCGTGGACACTGAAGGTCGCGACGAGGGGGCCGTGGACCCGGTCGGCGTAGTTGTGTAGGGCGCCGGGGCTGCCGAAGGGGTTGTCCTGCGCATGGGCGAATGACCAGTGGGAGAACGCGGCCTGGATCAGCAGTAGCGATGCGACCGGGCTGTCCGCCGGGGTGGTGATGCCGGCGAGGGCGAACGAGACCAGGCGGGCGCCGAAGCTATGGCCGATGAGGTGGACCCGGACGCCGGGCGAGTCGCGGTGAAGCGCGACCAGCAGCGGTCCGAGCCCGGTCCGGCCGATGTCGCCGGCCCGTGCCTTCATGATCGTGTAGGAGAACACCCGGACGACGTCCTTGGCGCCGTTGATTGCCTTGCTGAACCAGTCGCCGATGCCCTGGACGGAGGAGCCGGGTGGTGCGCTGCCGAATGCATCGGCCGCCGCCTGGTAGTCGCGCACTGGGTCGTCGGTCAGCAGGACCGCGGTCTCGCCCTGGTCTTCGTACTCGCCGTCGGGTGCGGGTGGTATGAGCGATTGCAGGAGTTGGTTGAGCTGCTGCAGCCGCTGCTCCTTCACCGTATCGGGTTCGCCAGAGCCGACCGCGGCTACGCCCTCGTCGATGAGCCGACCGATCTTCGTCACCGACTGCCGCTGTTGTGGGTCTTCGAATCCCGGTAGCAGCGATGCGGCGATCTCGGCCCCGGACAGCACCGCCGTCCCGGCGCTTTCCTCTTCCAGCGCGCTATCCCCGCTCTGGGGCGATCCTTCCGGACGCGGAGGTGTCGCCGGTGTGTCCGGGAACCAGAGGGAGGGCCAGAAGATGCCCGCGAATCCGACACGGTTGATGTCGGGTACACCGCTCGCTGCGTCGCGGATCGACGGAAACATCGTGGCGTACAGTCCCTTGGCGCTTGATTCAGAGGTGCCCCATCCATGGCTGAAGATGAACAGGTCGGTGATGTCCTCGGCGTCGACCTCGCGGAGGAATTCGTCGGTGGCGGGTGCGGTCAGCAAGCCCTTCTCGTTGAACTCGAGGTCCCACACCGGTTCCCGGCTTGGCAGGCGCTCCATGATTGTCGGCTCCCTTCGGTTAGACGTTCGACAGCATCCGCATCAGGTCGACCAGACCGGCGCCCTGGGCGTACCGTTCCCGGCCGAGGTCGGTCGCGCTCTCGGTGAGTAGGCGCTTGACCTGTCGTGGGCGGCCGATGAACTCCGGGCGGACGGAAAGAAACGCCGCGATGACGCCCGAGACGTGCGGGGCTGCCATGGATGTGCCCGACTGTTCGGCGTACGTCAACAACGGGTGACGCTGCTGCGTTCCGTTCGGCTCCTCGCCGTTTCCATCCGATTGGCCCAGTCCGGCCGCGGCGCGGACCGCACCGGAGGCGGCCGAGGCGATCCACTCGCCCGGCGCCACGACGTCGGGCTTCATCCGCCCGTCGAGGGTCGGTCCCTTGCTCGAGGTCCAGGTGACGCCGAAGGCGTGC
The sequence above is drawn from the Rhodococcus jostii RHA1 genome and encodes:
- a CDS encoding toll/interleukin-1 receptor domain-containing protein, which codes for MGSIFISHSSRDKVFVRRLAMDLVQRDFEIWYDEWNLEVGSRLSNRIKDGVSSSSFVLVVLSREILQSDWVEREINHALEVEEKIQREMLLPIRIDNSNIPDALSDRLYADFSDGSYVQPLETLCEQLRRRIGNHPAGIEPGRELVPLFVEDGVELDAAQLGERIGQLTCRYGSGYEVKPTQFRMQEEEGYRSLRHRMISRLDSIRSDPHYTPEFAVGYRGFCKSILSAEARILKNLATLIAERGSRKEIWIWPETSYRWYWRLARSEIISAMYRMQNPDTPRSDEYGRACFEAVNSEDKMAAIYGVRATTRMAVGDPKSGHEYSFNVDEDSFASRHFRSGSYFGLEMLADMAGSEELVAKWIIPQSLAYGGFEDWDAIDRFEIGLR